A part of Rhizobium binae genomic DNA contains:
- the tnpC gene encoding IS66 family transposase, translating to MIAADLQLPDDVDALKAMILAMAEKAARAEVLETEVADLKARNTDADEQIAKLKQVLKAFNRYRYGRRSEKQSNKADTDLDEQGAFVFEEIETGIAVIEALVAKGRTPSTTKRASRPRKGFPPHLERIHVVIEPDELPEHAGKQKILIGEDTSERLDVIPPKFRVIVTHRPKYAFKNEDGVIQALAPAHIVESGMPTEALLAFVAVSKYGDGLPLYRQEAIFLRDHVEVDRGAMARWMGKVGFELEILADYTFDRIKEAERIFADETTLPTLVPGSGSAKTAYLWAYARDDRPFGGSGPPMVAYRFEDNRSGDCVARHLDGYRGILQIDGYAAYNRVARPDRGNDGALLAGCWAHSRRRFYELHANDGSKVATATIEKMGALWAIEEKVRGQSPDRRVAARQESSAEIVADLYKLWRDTLPRISGKSKLAEAIRYALNRRETFEQFLRDGRIEIDSNIVERAIRPQAIVRKNSLFAGNAGGGRTWATIATLIQCAKMNDVDPLAWLTQTLERIAAGWPASDIEALMPWKFQK from the coding sequence ATGATAGCAGCCGATTTGCAGCTCCCCGATGACGTTGATGCGCTGAAAGCCATGATCCTGGCGATGGCTGAAAAGGCTGCGCGCGCTGAGGTCCTGGAAACTGAAGTCGCTGATCTGAAAGCCCGCAATACAGATGCCGACGAGCAGATCGCCAAGCTGAAGCAGGTCCTCAAAGCCTTCAACCGATACCGGTATGGAAGACGCTCGGAAAAGCAGAGCAACAAGGCCGACACGGATCTCGATGAACAGGGTGCGTTCGTCTTCGAGGAAATCGAGACTGGGATTGCTGTAATCGAAGCGCTGGTCGCAAAAGGCCGAACCCCAAGCACCACGAAACGTGCATCACGTCCGCGCAAGGGCTTCCCGCCGCATCTGGAGCGTATCCATGTGGTAATCGAGCCGGACGAGCTGCCTGAGCATGCCGGCAAACAGAAGATCCTGATTGGTGAAGATACCTCCGAGCGATTGGATGTTATCCCGCCAAAGTTCCGGGTGATCGTCACCCACCGCCCGAAGTACGCCTTCAAAAACGAGGACGGCGTCATCCAGGCCTTGGCCCCGGCGCACATCGTCGAAAGCGGCATGCCAACGGAAGCGCTGCTCGCCTTTGTCGCGGTCTCCAAATACGGCGATGGTTTGCCGCTCTATCGGCAGGAGGCGATCTTCCTGCGCGACCATGTCGAAGTCGACCGTGGTGCCATGGCGCGATGGATGGGTAAGGTCGGGTTCGAACTTGAGATCCTCGCCGACTACACCTTTGATCGGATCAAAGAAGCCGAGCGAATATTCGCCGACGAGACGACATTGCCGACGCTTGTGCCTGGGTCGGGGTCGGCCAAGACAGCGTATCTATGGGCGTATGCCAGAGATGATCGACCGTTCGGCGGCAGTGGCCCGCCGATGGTTGCCTATCGATTTGAAGACAATAGGTCTGGAGATTGTGTCGCCCGGCATCTCGATGGCTATCGTGGCATCCTGCAGATCGACGGATACGCGGCCTATAACCGCGTTGCCCGTCCCGATCGCGGAAATGACGGCGCTCTGCTGGCGGGATGTTGGGCTCATAGTCGGCGTCGGTTTTACGAGCTACATGCCAACGACGGTTCCAAGGTGGCAACAGCGACGATCGAAAAGATGGGCGCGCTCTGGGCGATCGAGGAAAAGGTGCGTGGACAAAGCCCGGATCGGCGCGTTGCCGCCCGCCAGGAGAGCTCCGCTGAAATCGTTGCCGATCTCTACAAGCTCTGGCGGGACACGCTGCCGCGCATCTCTGGCAAGTCCAAGCTCGCTGAGGCCATCCGCTACGCTCTCAATCGGCGCGAAACCTTCGAACAGTTCCTCCGCGATGGACGCATCGAAATCGACTCCAACATCGTTGAACGGGCGATCAGGCCACAGGCAATTGTTCGAAAAAATAGTCTATTCGCCGGCAATGCTGGCGGAGGTAGGACCTGGGCGACGATTGCAACCCTCATTCAATGCGCCAAGATGAATGACGTCGACCCACTGGCCTGGTTGACACAGACGCTCGAGCGCATCGCAGCCGGATGGCCGGCCAGCGATATTGAGGCTCTAATGCCCTGGAAATTCCAAAAGTAA
- the thiS gene encoding sulfur carrier protein ThiS: protein MKVIVNGEAQDVAAETLSELLVLMEYEGDWLATAVNGELVHREDRFDRSLNDNDRIEILSPMQGG from the coding sequence ATGAAAGTGATCGTTAATGGCGAGGCCCAGGATGTCGCGGCTGAGACGCTGTCGGAGCTTTTAGTCCTGATGGAATACGAGGGTGACTGGCTGGCGACAGCCGTCAACGGTGAGCTTGTCCATCGCGAAGACCGCTTCGATCGTTCGCTCAACGACAATGACAGGATCGAAATCCTGTCGCCGATGCAGGGAGGCTGA
- a CDS encoding helix-turn-helix transcriptional regulator, translated as MTTQADADLAFGTFFHQMDALFRVEQMFECLSDFAKILGHPLVAYSASTYVHNPLRKSGSKLQTMSNYPAAWQEHCLKEGYDRLGPIVASRSQSLPLRWDEVYADPKTTDRERRIFDDAKNFGLKAGVTVPLRGQGGFFSTMSFVQKEANGLKDFEINYLQFAAWLFHLKIVNTFDCNDERPSLTAREKECLSWVAEGKSSWDISGILGISANTINYHIKNAMRKLKTGNRIVAVLRAARFGLIEV; from the coding sequence ATGACGACGCAAGCTGATGCTGATTTGGCCTTTGGTACTTTTTTTCACCAGATGGACGCTCTCTTCCGTGTTGAACAGATGTTCGAGTGTCTATCTGATTTCGCGAAAATCTTGGGTCACCCTTTGGTTGCCTATAGCGCTTCGACGTACGTCCATAATCCACTTAGAAAAAGCGGAAGCAAATTGCAAACAATGTCGAATTATCCAGCGGCTTGGCAGGAGCATTGTTTAAAAGAAGGCTATGACAGGCTTGGCCCAATCGTAGCGAGCCGATCTCAGTCGTTGCCGCTGCGCTGGGACGAAGTGTATGCCGATCCAAAAACCACGGATAGAGAACGACGCATCTTCGATGACGCTAAAAATTTTGGTTTGAAGGCGGGCGTTACTGTTCCCCTCCGCGGGCAGGGCGGCTTTTTCTCGACCATGAGTTTTGTTCAAAAAGAAGCGAATGGACTGAAGGACTTTGAAATCAACTACCTCCAATTCGCCGCGTGGTTATTTCATTTGAAGATCGTGAACACTTTTGACTGCAACGACGAACGTCCCAGCCTGACCGCACGTGAAAAGGAGTGTCTTTCATGGGTCGCAGAGGGAAAGTCCTCTTGGGACATCTCAGGTATACTCGGAATTTCCGCAAATACAATCAATTACCATATCAAAAACGCTATGAGGAAGCTGAAGACTGGGAATAGAATAGTTGCGGTATTGAGAGCAGCAAGATTCGGATTGATTGAGGTGTAG
- the tnpB gene encoding IS66 family insertion sequence element accessory protein TnpB (TnpB, as the term is used for proteins encoded by IS66 family insertion elements, is considered an accessory protein, since TnpC, encoded by a neighboring gene, is a DDE family transposase.) encodes MIPSGVKVFLASHPVDFRKGPDSLLSLVRDAGNDPFSGSLYVFRAKRADRVKIAWWDGSGVCLYSKRLEKNQFVWPKIGHARVQLNHAQLLALVDGMDWKRVRTVAVKRPEFVG; translated from the coding sequence ATGATCCCGTCGGGTGTGAAGGTGTTTCTGGCAAGCCACCCGGTCGACTTCCGTAAAGGTCCCGATAGCCTTTTGTCGCTGGTGCGCGATGCTGGCAATGACCCGTTCAGTGGCTCGCTTTATGTTTTCCGCGCCAAGAGAGCGGACAGGGTCAAGATCGCCTGGTGGGACGGCTCCGGCGTCTGCCTCTATTCGAAGCGGCTGGAGAAAAATCAGTTCGTTTGGCCGAAGATCGGACATGCCCGCGTGCAGCTCAATCACGCGCAGCTCCTTGCCCTGGTTGACGGGATGGACTGGAAACGTGTGCGCACGGTTGCGGTGAAACGGCCGGAATTTGTTGGGTAA
- the rpsU gene encoding 30S ribosomal protein S21: protein MQVLVRDNNVEQALRFLKKKLQREGVFREARLRERFEKPFEKRAREKAEGIRRVRKLARKKLERESGISAPKKARASGR, encoded by the coding sequence ATGCAAGTTTTGGTACGTGATAATAACGTTGAGCAAGCGCTCCGTTTTTTGAAAAAGAAGTTGCAGCGCGAGGGCGTTTTCCGGGAGGCGCGACTTCGGGAGCGTTTTGAAAAGCCGTTCGAAAAACGTGCTCGTGAGAAGGCCGAGGGTATCAGGCGCGTCCGTAAACTCGCTCGCAAAAAGCTTGAACGGGAAAGCGGTATTTCGGCCCCAAAGAAGGCGAGAGCTTCTGGTCGCTAG
- the thiC gene encoding phosphomethylpyrimidine synthase ThiC — MNIAAKNITPTVTTGPLPTSRKIYSRGDIHPDICVPMREISLHPTSGEPPVVVYDSSGPYTIEGTEIRVEQGLPSLRRDWVLARGDVEAYKGRHVRPEDNGFASGERLTPEFPALRQPLRAKDGSAVTQLSYARAGIVTPEMEFIAIRENLGRKAQEEAMVRDGESFGAHIPDHVTAEFVRQEVAAGRAIIPANINHPEAEPMIIGRNFLVKINANIGNSAITSSMAEEVEKMLWAARWGADTVMDLSTGRNIHNIREWIIRNSPLPIGTVPLYQALEKVEGIAENLTWEVYRDTLIEQAEQGVDYFTIHAGVRLHYIPLTVNRVTGIVSRGGSIMAKWCLHHHRESFLYEHFEEICDICRAYDVSFSLGDGLRPGSIADANDAAQFAELETLGELTKIAWAKDCQVMIEGPGHVPMHKIKENMDKQLKVCGEAPFYTLGPLTTDIAPGYDHITSGIGAAMIGWFGTAMLCYVTPKEHLGLPDRNDVKVGVITYKIAAHAADLAKGHPAAQLRDDALSRARFEFGWEDQFNLSLDPETARSFHDETLPKEAQKVTHFCSMCGPKFCSMRISHDIRAEAQKEGLDAMAARYREGGDLYMPVQTLQHSGE; from the coding sequence GTGAACATCGCCGCAAAGAATATCACCCCAACCGTCACCACCGGCCCCTTGCCGACATCCAGGAAGATCTACAGTCGGGGGGACATCCATCCCGACATTTGCGTGCCGATGCGCGAAATCAGCCTTCATCCGACATCGGGCGAGCCGCCCGTTGTCGTCTACGACTCGTCCGGCCCCTATACGATCGAGGGCACCGAGATCCGTGTCGAACAGGGGCTGCCCTCACTGCGACGTGACTGGGTTCTCGCCCGCGGCGACGTCGAGGCCTATAAGGGCCGCCATGTCCGTCCCGAAGACAACGGCTTTGCCAGCGGCGAAAGGCTGACGCCCGAATTCCCCGCGCTACGCCAGCCGCTGCGCGCAAAGGATGGCAGTGCAGTCACCCAGCTCTCTTATGCGCGCGCCGGCATCGTCACGCCCGAGATGGAATTCATAGCCATCCGCGAAAACCTCGGCCGCAAGGCGCAGGAGGAGGCAATGGTTCGAGACGGCGAGAGCTTCGGCGCTCATATTCCGGACCATGTGACGGCGGAATTCGTCCGGCAGGAAGTGGCGGCGGGACGAGCGATCATCCCCGCCAACATCAATCATCCCGAAGCCGAGCCGATGATCATCGGCCGCAATTTCCTGGTGAAGATCAACGCCAATATCGGCAATTCGGCCATCACGTCGTCGATGGCCGAAGAGGTCGAGAAGATGCTCTGGGCGGCGCGCTGGGGTGCCGACACCGTCATGGACCTTTCCACCGGCCGCAACATTCACAACATCCGCGAATGGATCATCCGCAATTCGCCGCTACCAATCGGTACCGTGCCGCTCTACCAGGCGCTGGAGAAGGTCGAGGGCATTGCCGAGAACCTGACCTGGGAGGTGTATCGCGACACGCTGATCGAGCAGGCCGAACAGGGCGTCGACTATTTCACCATCCATGCCGGCGTGCGGCTTCACTACATCCCGCTCACCGTCAACCGCGTCACCGGCATCGTCTCGCGCGGCGGCTCGATCATGGCCAAGTGGTGTCTCCATCATCATCGCGAGAGCTTCCTCTACGAGCATTTCGAGGAGATCTGCGATATCTGCCGCGCCTATGACGTTTCCTTCTCGCTCGGCGACGGCCTGCGTCCTGGCTCCATCGCCGATGCCAACGATGCAGCGCAATTCGCCGAACTGGAAACACTGGGAGAGTTGACCAAGATCGCCTGGGCGAAAGACTGCCAGGTGATGATCGAAGGCCCCGGCCATGTGCCGATGCACAAGATCAAGGAAAACATGGACAAGCAGCTCAAGGTCTGCGGCGAGGCGCCCTTCTATACGCTTGGACCGCTGACGACGGATATCGCACCGGGTTACGATCACATCACCTCCGGCATCGGCGCAGCAATGATCGGCTGGTTCGGTACGGCGATGCTCTGCTACGTCACGCCCAAGGAGCACCTGGGGCTTCCCGACCGCAACGACGTGAAGGTAGGCGTCATCACCTACAAGATCGCGGCCCACGCGGCTGATCTCGCCAAGGGGCATCCGGCAGCACAGCTGCGCGATGACGCGCTCTCGCGTGCCCGTTTCGAATTCGGCTGGGAGGATCAGTTCAACCTCTCGCTGGACCCCGAAACCGCCCGCAGCTTCCACGACGAGACGTTGCCGAAGGAAGCCCAAAAGGTGACCCATTTCTGCTCCATGTGCGGCCCGAAATTCTGCTCCATGCGGATTTCGCACGATATCCGCGCCGAAGCGCAGAAGGAGGGGCTAGACGCGATGGCAGCGCGTTATCGCGAGGGCGGCGACCTCTATATGCCAGTTCAAACCCTGCAACATTCGGGCGAATGA
- the thiO gene encoding glycine oxidase ThiO, producing the protein MRVLVKGAGVAGLTVAHELRARDAEVTVLDPYDGFLRAASWLAGGMLAPWCERESTDDAVLTRGLTAADKWEAMVPGEVRRNGTLVVASARDLGELRRFACRTTGYEWLDEPAIAALEPSLAGRFRHGLFFRREAHLDPRRVLCLLRTKLTDQGVTFVGERPHESFDSVVDCTGAAQIGEVKELRGVRGEMLYLRSFDVDLSRPVRLLHPRIPVYIVPRGNGLFMVGATMIETEFDGPIVARSLMELLNSAYTLFPAFADATIIETGVGIRPAFPDNLPRASRQGKVISLNGLFRHGFLLAPAMAAEAAELVFNQHTTGRNAS; encoded by the coding sequence ATGCGTGTGCTTGTCAAAGGGGCCGGCGTCGCCGGCCTGACGGTGGCGCATGAACTGCGCGCTCGAGATGCCGAGGTCACCGTGCTGGATCCATATGACGGTTTCCTGCGTGCTGCTTCGTGGCTCGCGGGCGGAATGTTGGCGCCTTGGTGCGAGCGGGAGAGTACTGATGACGCAGTACTCACGCGCGGTCTCACCGCCGCCGACAAATGGGAAGCAATGGTGCCGGGAGAGGTGCGACGAAACGGAACGCTCGTGGTCGCCTCTGCTCGCGATCTTGGTGAACTGCGACGCTTTGCCTGCCGCACGACGGGTTATGAATGGCTGGACGAGCCGGCGATCGCGGCGCTGGAACCCTCCCTTGCCGGGCGGTTCCGGCACGGGCTGTTCTTTCGCCGCGAAGCCCATCTCGATCCTCGGCGAGTGTTGTGTCTGCTGCGCACCAAGCTGACGGATCAGGGGGTCACCTTCGTGGGCGAGAGGCCGCACGAGAGCTTCGACAGTGTCGTCGATTGCACGGGCGCAGCGCAGATCGGCGAGGTAAAGGAATTGCGCGGCGTCCGCGGCGAAATGCTTTACCTTAGAAGCTTCGACGTGGATCTCTCCCGGCCGGTCCGCCTGCTCCATCCGCGTATCCCCGTCTACATCGTCCCGCGAGGAAACGGTCTGTTCATGGTCGGCGCGACGATGATCGAGACGGAATTCGACGGGCCTATAGTCGCCCGCTCACTGATGGAACTGCTCAACTCTGCATACACGCTATTTCCGGCCTTTGCCGATGCAACCATAATCGAAACGGGTGTCGGAATCCGCCCAGCCTTTCCAGACAATCTTCCACGCGCAAGCCGTCAGGGAAAGGTGATCTCGCTCAACGGCCTCTTCCGCCACGGCTTTCTGCTCGCGCCAGCCATGGCGGCCGAGGCGGCTGAACTTGTCTTCAACCAACATACCACGGGAAGGAATGCCTCATGA
- a CDS encoding thiamine phosphate synthase, which yields MKLDPFYLIVDSAEWIARLVPLGVKLVQLRIKDRPETELCAEIRRAVAVCAKHQCQLIVNDYWRLAIEEGCGFVHLGQEDLATADLDAIRASGLKLGLSTHDERELETALAAKPDYIALGPVYTTILKQMKWAPQGLTRLSEWKSRIGDLPLVAIGGLNVERIEDVLAHGADSVAVVTDVMVHENPELRTKQWIVATAQARIRNLQ from the coding sequence ATGAAGCTTGATCCGTTCTACCTGATCGTCGACAGCGCCGAATGGATTGCCCGGCTGGTACCCCTCGGTGTCAAGCTGGTGCAGTTGCGCATCAAGGATCGTCCGGAGACTGAACTATGCGCCGAGATCCGTCGCGCAGTAGCAGTCTGCGCTAAACATCAATGTCAGTTGATCGTCAATGACTACTGGCGGCTTGCGATCGAGGAAGGTTGCGGCTTCGTACACCTCGGCCAGGAGGACCTCGCGACAGCGGACCTCGACGCGATCCGAGCGAGCGGCCTGAAACTCGGCCTCTCAACGCACGACGAACGTGAGTTGGAAACCGCACTGGCAGCAAAGCCTGATTATATCGCACTCGGCCCGGTCTACACGACGATTCTCAAGCAGATGAAATGGGCACCGCAAGGACTGACGCGGCTGAGCGAATGGAAATCGCGCATCGGCGATCTGCCTCTGGTCGCCATCGGCGGGTTGAATGTCGAACGGATCGAAGACGTCCTTGCTCACGGGGCGGATAGCGTCGCGGTCGTGACCGACGTCATGGTGCATGAAAATCCGGAACTGAGGACAAAGCAATGGATCGTCGCGACAGCGCAGGCGAGAATCCGCAATCTTCAATAG
- a CDS encoding thiazole synthase, translated as MLTLYGAEINSRLLLGTAQYPSPAVLSEAVWQSATEIVTVSLRREMSGGRSGGAFFEMIRALGVRILPNTAGCHSVAEAVLTAKMARELFATDWIKLEVIGNHDTLQPNVFGLVEAARTLVSEGFEVFPYTTDDLVVAERLLEAGCKVLMPWCAPIGSAAGPLNPTALRAMRAHFPDVSLIVDAGIGRPSHATAVMELGFDAVLLNTAVAGAGDPAAMAAAFAAAIAAGNQAFHAGMLEPRDMAVPSTPVIGKAVFT; from the coding sequence ATGCTGACGCTCTATGGGGCCGAAATAAACTCCCGTCTGCTGCTCGGCACAGCGCAATACCCCTCTCCTGCCGTCCTCTCCGAGGCCGTCTGGCAGTCGGCGACGGAAATCGTCACCGTCTCTCTTCGTCGTGAGATGTCGGGGGGCCGCAGCGGTGGTGCCTTCTTCGAGATGATCCGCGCGCTCGGCGTTCGTATCCTTCCCAACACTGCAGGTTGCCACAGCGTCGCGGAAGCGGTGCTGACCGCAAAGATGGCACGCGAGCTGTTCGCCACCGACTGGATCAAGCTCGAGGTCATCGGCAACCATGATACGCTACAGCCGAACGTCTTCGGTCTCGTCGAGGCGGCTCGCACACTTGTCAGCGAAGGTTTCGAAGTCTTCCCGTACACGACCGACGATCTGGTCGTGGCCGAACGACTGCTGGAGGCCGGCTGCAAGGTGCTCATGCCTTGGTGCGCACCGATTGGCAGTGCTGCCGGGCCGCTCAATCCGACAGCGCTCAGAGCAATGCGGGCGCATTTCCCCGACGTGTCGCTGATCGTCGATGCCGGCATCGGCCGGCCGTCGCACGCAACTGCGGTCATGGAGCTTGGTTTCGATGCGGTTCTGCTCAACACCGCCGTTGCCGGCGCCGGAGATCCCGCGGCGATGGCAGCCGCCTTTGCCGCGGCAATCGCCGCCGGCAATCAAGCCTTTCACGCCGGCATGCTGGAGCCACGCGACATGGCCGTCCCCTCCACGCCGGTGATCGGAAAGGCGGTATTCACATGA
- a CDS encoding transposase, translating into MIEAVASRLEGAPREVRRWSDEFKAQAVVEAMQPGTNISAVARRIGIDPSQLFTWLRHARRKAAVLPTTASGNGLPSPASSRGPTIEIIIGDTVIRAGADIDEAHLARVLRAVRSA; encoded by the coding sequence ATGATCGAAGCCGTTGCCAGTCGTCTTGAAGGCGCGCCTCGTGAGGTTCGGCGTTGGTCAGACGAATTCAAGGCGCAAGCGGTTGTCGAAGCGATGCAGCCGGGCACCAACATATCGGCGGTGGCGCGTCGCATCGGAATTGATCCGTCGCAGTTATTCACGTGGCTTCGCCATGCGCGCCGGAAAGCTGCGGTATTACCCACGACGGCATCGGGGAATGGTTTGCCTTCACCGGCAAGCAGCAGAGGTCCGACGATCGAGATCATCATCGGCGACACGGTGATCCGGGCGGGTGCCGACATCGATGAGGCTCATCTTGCTCGTGTCCTGCGTGCGGTGCGGTCAGCATGA
- a CDS encoding transposase: MFNLERGLGHISISELTLKSKDEPVRRFEVLIGNGRSEWSDDQKARVIAESCEPGVTMCSVARRHGLTPQQLFTWRRLARKRAEVLSVLGEDPMFAPAVVVSPFKGI; this comes from the coding sequence ATGTTCAACCTCGAAAGAGGGCTTGGACATATCTCGATTTCAGAGCTTACACTTAAATCGAAGGATGAGCCGGTACGCCGGTTTGAGGTGTTGATTGGCAATGGCCGTAGCGAATGGAGCGACGATCAGAAGGCGCGTGTCATTGCGGAGAGTTGCGAACCTGGCGTGACGATGTGCTCTGTGGCGCGGCGGCATGGGCTGACGCCGCAGCAATTATTCACGTGGCGACGGCTCGCCCGAAAGCGAGCTGAGGTTCTTTCTGTGCTCGGGGAAGATCCGATGTTTGCACCAGCAGTCGTCGTGTCGCCCTTTAAAGGTATCTGA
- a CDS encoding IS256 family transposase: MTNDMMDLRSLVEKSADADLLREMIGFAAEKLMELEVGTKTGAAYGEKNDFRLAQRNGYRDRDWETRAGTVELRIPKLRTGSYFPSFLEPRRMAEKALTAVIQEAYIQGVSTRSVDDLVKAMGMSGISKSQVSRLCEEIDDKVKAFLERPIEGDWPYLWIDATYLKVRRGGRIVSVAVIIAVGVNTDGRREVLGMEIGTSEAEPIWTEFLRKLTRRGLRGVKLVVSDAHEGIKAAVSKVLSATWQRCRVHFMRNALAHAGKSGRRVVSAFIATAFAQDTPEAASQQWRNVADQIRPKVPKLAGLMDSAEEDVLAYMTFPKQHWTKLHSTNPIERLNGEIKRRTEVVGIFPNDDAIVRLVGALLLEQNDEWAVQRSRYMTLETIATMSDDPLINLPAAS, from the coding sequence ATGACCAATGACATGATGGACCTGCGCTCGCTTGTTGAGAAGAGCGCTGATGCGGATTTGCTGCGCGAGATGATTGGCTTTGCGGCCGAGAAGTTGATGGAGCTGGAGGTTGGCACGAAGACCGGTGCGGCCTACGGCGAGAAGAATGACTTTCGACTTGCTCAGCGTAACGGATATCGCGATCGCGACTGGGAGACCCGAGCTGGAACTGTTGAACTTCGAATTCCAAAGCTACGCACTGGCAGCTACTTCCCGAGCTTTCTGGAGCCGCGTCGCATGGCTGAGAAGGCTCTGACCGCGGTGATCCAGGAAGCCTATATCCAGGGTGTTTCGACCCGCTCGGTCGATGATCTGGTCAAGGCGATGGGCATGAGTGGTATCTCCAAGAGCCAGGTATCTCGGCTTTGCGAAGAGATCGACGACAAGGTGAAGGCCTTCCTTGAGCGTCCGATTGAAGGCGACTGGCCATACCTTTGGATCGATGCGACCTATCTTAAAGTCCGGCGAGGCGGCCGTATTGTGTCTGTCGCGGTTATCATCGCTGTGGGCGTCAACACGGACGGTCGCCGCGAGGTTCTTGGCATGGAAATCGGCACCTCTGAAGCCGAGCCGATCTGGACGGAGTTCTTGCGCAAGCTGACCCGGCGCGGTCTGCGCGGCGTCAAGCTGGTCGTCTCCGACGCACACGAAGGCATCAAGGCCGCCGTGTCGAAGGTTCTCTCAGCAACCTGGCAGCGCTGCAGGGTCCACTTCATGCGCAATGCGTTGGCTCATGCCGGCAAGAGCGGCCGACGCGTGGTCTCAGCCTTCATTGCAACGGCCTTTGCCCAAGACACGCCGGAAGCCGCCAGCCAACAGTGGCGCAACGTCGCCGATCAGATCAGGCCGAAAGTGCCGAAACTCGCCGGCCTTATGGACAGCGCCGAGGAAGATGTCCTCGCATACATGACCTTTCCTAAGCAGCACTGGACCAAGCTGCACAGCACGAACCCGATTGAGCGATTGAATGGAGAAATCAAGCGAAGGACAGAGGTCGTCGGCATCTTTCCAAACGACGATGCCATCGTCAGACTCGTCGGCGCTCTCCTGCTGGAGCAAAATGATGAGTGGGCTGTTCAGCGCTCGCGCTACATGACACTTGAGACGATCGCCACAATGAGTGATGATCCGCTCATCAACTTGCCCGCCGCAAGTTGA
- a CDS encoding response regulator — translation MRNELILIIEDDREIRALLRTYLEREGYRTVEASDGEIGLAHHMKLKPDLVILDISLPRRDGFEVLAEIRRRGDTPVIMVTGRGKLIEQLQGYRCEVDVYIAKPFEPDLVVAHTNAVLRRVGGRTANRPIRLGKLTIDKSAHAAWADQQTGRKDLKLTPTEFRLISRMASSPGRVFERAELIDECFPQDLPLERTIDSHMSNLRSKLDAADLRGMLVSLRGIGYRMDNPDG, via the coding sequence ATGCGCAATGAATTGATTCTTATCATCGAGGACGATCGGGAAATTCGTGCTTTGTTAAGAACTTACCTTGAGAGAGAAGGTTATCGAACAGTGGAGGCTTCCGATGGAGAAATAGGCCTTGCGCACCATATGAAGCTGAAACCGGATCTCGTCATTCTCGACATCTCGTTGCCCCGCCGGGACGGCTTTGAAGTATTGGCTGAAATCAGGCGCCGCGGCGATACGCCAGTGATTATGGTGACTGGCCGGGGCAAGCTTATTGAACAACTGCAGGGCTATCGATGCGAAGTAGATGTTTACATTGCCAAACCGTTCGAACCGGACTTGGTGGTGGCCCATACCAACGCGGTGCTACGGAGGGTCGGTGGTCGCACCGCCAATAGGCCAATCCGCCTTGGAAAACTGACTATCGATAAGTCAGCACATGCCGCATGGGCAGATCAACAGACTGGACGAAAAGACCTGAAGCTAACTCCAACGGAGTTCAGGCTTATCTCTCGTATGGCTAGTTCCCCCGGCCGCGTGTTCGAGCGTGCTGAACTGATTGACGAGTGTTTTCCACAAGATTTGCCGCTCGAGCGGACCATTGATTCTCATATGTCCAATCTGAGATCCAAACTAGACGCGGCAGACCTTCGCGGCATGTTGGTCTCCCTCAGGGGCATTGGATACCGAATGGACAACCCAGATGGTTAG